A stretch of the Fundulus heteroclitus isolate FHET01 unplaced genomic scaffold, MU-UCD_Fhet_4.1 scaffold_49, whole genome shotgun sequence genome encodes the following:
- the LOC105923896 gene encoding piggyBac transposable element-derived protein 3, whose amino-acid sequence MMEGILEIKIEEESHEIKIEEYHAIKIEEYHAIKIEEENHEMRTEVKQENHDMQIGEENREMEAEVKQENEEVKLEEHQEDYQDQEPDHHYLNTRNRTNSAASSGPSDLQLPSTFYDKRRETAVVPVHPDISDDDDDEDEDDDVSDPDFIPPPHNQDIPGPSNMGPTTKRKRLQPAVEVIQDSGSDSYSEDDDDDDNEQPAPQAKRPSKPSKSAARPTTWHKVDLNNTTLPEYQHSTPDYIDVPFQYFTRYFDDQIIRHITYQTNLYAAQKDINTTFTTNENEILTFVAILIYMSIVELPSVDDYWAIETRVPQVAQLMSSKRVRLLKKVIHFNDNSMICGTSDRFFKIRPLFRFINTAFRRESQTPKQSVDEVMVACKGKKAGNLRQYIKSKPDKWGFKLFARASEDGFIHDIVLYQGKTTLEAHDVPLKPEQEGLDATSQIVSVLASTMTFPTTTAIYADNFFTSLELVRYLRDHNCRYTGTARDNRIGKPPLRTIKDMEKRAVTRGTCDYVTSDDGILAVRWKDNKTVTLLSTDMGVGPMSTVIRYCSESKKREPVNCPAVIRSYNANMGGIDKSDMLVHLYHTPMKSKRWYMQLFAYVIDISLTNAWVVYKRDCKALGVKSQPLKDFRLQVFRDASNQRPATPSSRRSSSSSVESLSISAGVPKPVRGHHSHTPHVAVRFDMSLFHAPIHGERQTCKHCSRKGNIIRSNVVCRVCKVHLCMNRERNCFVEYHGKVA is encoded by the exons ATGATGGAGGGGATCCTTGAGATAAAGATTGAAGAGGAGAGCCATGAGATAAAGATTGAGGAGTATCATGCGATAAAGATTGAGGAGTATCATGCAATAAAGATTGAGGAGGAGAACCATGAGATGAGGACGGAGGTAAAGCAGGAGAACCATGATATGCAGATTGGGGAGGAGAACCGTGAGATGGAGGCTGAGGTGAAGCAAGAGAATGAGGAAGTTAAACTAGAGGAGCACCAGGAGGACTACCAGGACCAAGAACCTGACCACCACTATTTGAACACCAGAAACCGGACCAACTCAGCTGCCTCCTCTGGTCCCAGTGACCTACAG CTTCCATCAACCTTTTATGACAAGAGGAGGGAGACTGCGGTTGTGCCAGTCCACCCTGACAttagtgatgatgatgatgacgaggatgaagatgatgatgtgTCAGACCCTGACTTCATCCCACCCCCCCACAACCAGGACATTCCAGGCCCAAGCAACATGGGCCCCACCACCAAAAGGAAACGCTTGCAGCCTGCAGTGGAGGTGATCCAGGACAGTGGCAGCGACAGTTACAGTgaagacgatgatgatgatgataatgagcAGCCAGCACCACAAGCCAAGAGGCCCAGCAAACCCAGTAAGTCAGCAGCCAGGCCAACAACCTGGCACAAAGTCGACCTGAACAACACAACCCTGCCTGAATACCAGCACTCCACCCCTGACTACATTGATGTCCCTTTTCAGTACTTTACAAGGTACTTTGACGACCAAATCATCAGGCATATCACGTACCAAACCAACTTATATGCTGCTCAGAAGGACATCAACACCACTTTCACGACCAATGAGAATGAAATACTTACTTTTGTCGCCATCCTCATCTATATGAGTATTGTGGAGCTCCCGTCTGTTGATGACTACTGGGCCATTGAGACCAGGGTCCCTCAAGTTGCCCAACTAATGTCCTCAAAGAGGGTCAGGCTGCTGAAAAAGGTTATCCACTTCAATGACAACTCCATGATCTGTGGTACCAGTGACCGCTTCTTCAAAATCCGACCACTGTTCAGATTCATAAATACTGCCTTTAGACGTGAGTCACAGACCCCAAAACAGTCTGTAGATGAAGTGATGGTTGCCTGCAAAGGGAAGAAAGCTGGCAACCTGAGGCAATATATTAAAAGCAAGCCAGACAAGTGGGGTTTCAAGTTGTTTGCCAGGGCATCTGAGGATGGCTTCATACATGACATTGTGCTATACCAGGGCAAGACTACCCTGGAGGCCCATGATGTTCCCCTAAAACCTGAACAAGAAGGCTTAGATGCAACCAGCCAGATTGTATCTGTCCTTGCCAGTACCATGACCTTTCCCACCACCACAGCCATCTATGCTGATAACTTTTTCACCAGCCTGGAGCTAGTGCGTTACCTCCGAGACCACAACTGTAGGTACACAGGGACCGCCAGGGACAACAGAATTGGAAAGCCTCCACTCAGGACAATCAAGGATATGGAGAAAAGGGCTGTCACTCGTGGTACCTGTGACTACGTCACCAGTGATGATGGGATACTGGCTGTCAGGTGGAAGGACAACAAAACGGTCACTCTTCTGTCGACCGACATGGGGGTGGGGCCGATGTCCACAGTCATCAGGTACTGCAGTGAGAGTAAGAAGAGGGAGCCTGTGAACTGTCCAGCTGTCATCAGGAGTTATAATGCCAACATGGGGGGCATTGATAAGAGTGACATGCTGGTACACCTCTACCACACCCCCATGAAGTCAAAGAGGTGGTACATGCAACTGTTTGCGTACGTCATTGATATCAGCCTCACAAATGCCTGGGTGGTGTACAAGCGGGACTGCAAGGCCCTTGGTGTGAAATCCCAGCCTCTGAAAGATTTCAGACTCCAGGTTTTCAGGGATGCCAGCAACCAGAGGCCAGCCACGCCTAGCTCCAGAAGAAGCTCATCTTCCTCAGTTGAAAGCCTGAGCATCAGTGCTGGTGTCCCTAAGCCTGTCCGGGGACACCACAGCCACACCCCACATGTGGCTGTGCGGTTTGATATGTCCCTCTTCCATGCCCCTATACATGGCGAACGCCAGACCTGCAAGCACTGCAGCAGGAAAGGCAATATTATCCGGTCAAATGTGGTCTGCAGGGTCTGCAAGGTGCACCTCTGCATGAACAGAGAGCGGAACTGCTTTGTTGAGTACCATGGAAAAGTGGCCTAA